In Lolium perenne isolate Kyuss_39 chromosome 5, Kyuss_2.0, whole genome shotgun sequence, the sequence TACTCGAAGGAGTGCTCCCAGTGAGCTGGTTGTGTGAGAGGTCGAGGGTCATCAACGTACTCAGGGACGAGAAGTCGATGGACTCCAGCGTCCCTCTCAGCTGCATCCCACGTAGAGAGAGGCTGGTGATCACCGGTGGGTGTCGCCATTTTGCGCACCGGATGCCACGCCAAGTACAAGGCGATGACGAGATGTTTCCCCAGGACTGTAAGGAGTCTTGGCTTTCGTTGGTTAGTGTGGCTTTCCAAGAGAGGAGTGCTCTTGCTTGTCGTTCAAGCGATGGCACAACCGCGGCCTCCGAGAGAAGTGTTGTGGTGGTGACCATCATGAGTATGGTGGCAAGTATTTTGGAAGAATTCATGGCTAGGCTAGGATAGGAATTGGCTCTGTTTTTTGCGTCTCCTCGAAGCTCATGGCAGCACCTTAAATGGTCACGCTAGTGCTTCTGATGTCTCTGTCCCTTTAGTAACTATGGCCATGTATTAGTATACCCCAATTGTATAGCGCGGACGTGCTGATTTTGGCACGAGGGGATGTCAGCCAGGCGAACCAGGGACCGACAGTGATGGATTTTCTCGAGAAAAAAAAACGCAAAGTGAAAACTGACAGGGCCCACATCAAAATTACCCTGGCAACTTACCTTATCCAGCGCGTGTGGGCTAACGCTGACACGCCCGCGCGTATTTAGCGTCCTTAGTATAAATGCTCGAATATTGCAAATGTAGATGATGACGCTACAGTCTGTTCCAAATGGTCAACTTAAGTGTAAATATTGCTTCCAAGGACTTAGGTCTAGACGAAAGGCTCGAGCAGAGcctgactttaaattaataaagccccaaTGGCAGAGTACATAGCCAACAACACCAAAGTCTTACAACGCACCGACAACATCCGGGCATGAAACCGCCCCCAAACTGAAGCACAGACACACACACAAGGCCGGAGGGTGCCCCGATACCACCGAAGCCTAACGCCGGAGATACAGAGCCACCAGAGAGGGGTCGCTAGTCGCTATCGCGGTCTCTGATGGTCGAATGGAGAGTGCGGATCCGGGTGACTGCCCACTCCACAGCCTCGCGGTCCTTCTTCCTAGCCACTAGCTTCCACACCTGCAAGTACATAGACATTTTGTATAGGGCATCAGCAGGTTGGCGGGGGGAAACCCCGTCGATCGAGAATTTGTTCCTAAGATTCCATAGCGTCCAAAGCAAAGCAGCGCACGCCATCCAAAGAACCCGTTTGGATTGTCTCCGTTGAGCGTGGAGGATCCTAAAGATATCCGCGAAACACGAAGGGTTCCAAGAACGGCCGAGCAGTTCCCGAACTGCACTCCACATGAACCGAGCAAGGGGACAGTCGAAGAAGATGTGATTGTTATCTTCAACCTCCCCACATAAGGCACAAAGACCCAAGGACGCCCCCCTACGCCGCCGGATATTCTCATTAGAAGGAAGGCGTTTCCTAGCAAGCTGCCAAAGGAAGATCCGTACCTTTAAGGGGATCGAGAGCTTCCAGAGGTCACTAAAGTATTTCGAGGTGGTTCCCTAGCAAAGTCTGAGGTACAGCGAGCGCACCGAGAATCTCCCCGAAGATTCTAAGGCCCAATATACCTGATCTGGTAAGGTCGAGGGAAGAGGCACCCGAACCTCCCTAAGAAGATTGGCCAAGGCCACCCGGTCTCCCTGCCCAAGCTCACGGCGGAGCGGGAGGTGCCAGGTGCTGCCGGTGCGGGCAGCGGCAACCGAGAGGCACGGCAACGGCGAAAAGCGTGGGGAAGCGGTCGCATAGGGGTCCCGACCCCTGCTACCAGTCTCGCTAGAAACTTGTCGTCTTGCCATCGCGAACACTGTTTTTAGCTCCCAAGCGAAACATGTGCTTAAGTTTTTGTATGGAATTCCAGAACTGGGATCCTGGGCTGTGATCATCCAACATCAGATCCTTATCCCTGAGGTACTTATTCCTCAGGATATCCGCCCAAAGACCTTGCTCCCCAGAGTAGATCCTCCAGATCCACTTGACCAATAGGCAGGCGTTCATAAGGCGCGAGTCTATAATgcccagccctccaaggctcTTTGGCGTGCAAATCGCCGACCACCTCACCCAGTGGTATTTTCGTTTGGCACTATTGGCTTCCCAGTAGAAGCGGGCACGGTGGCGATCCATCGACCCATGTGTCCCCTCGCCTAGCAAGCAGACAGCCATGGCATGTAGCGGAATGCTAGATAGGCAGGCGTTAATGAGCGTCAAAAGCGCAACCGAGGACATCAATTTCCCCATCCAGGGGTCGGTACGCTTGCCCACCTTAGCCGTCAACGGACCCCAATCCGCCGCAGTAAGGGCGCGGGTCCTTAATCGGAAGCCCCAGGTAGGTGAACGGAAACGAGCCCAGCTTGCAGTTAAGCATGTGGGCTATCCGCTGGCCTTCCCCCGGCTCCACACCCATCACCATGACCTCGCTCTTATGGAAGTTGATCCGGAGGCCTGACATGTTCTCAAAGCAAAGTAAAATATACTTAAGATTGGCCAACGCCAAATCGTCAGGTTGGAACATGATGAtagtatcatctgcatattgcAGATGAGAGACCCCCCCAGGGATCAAGTGAGGAATCATTCCCACAATGTGGCCCGCCCctctggctttgtccaagatggaAGCAAGAGCCTCAACGACATAGTCGAAGAGGATGGGAGAGAGGGGGTCACCCTGACGCACCCCGCGCCCGTTGCAGAAGTAGTTCCCAATATCtctattaatggagatagcagttTGGCCCCCCGAGACCAAACTCAAGGCCCTATGGACCCAAGCGGGCTCGAAgcccttgcccagaagaacctcaCGGAGGAAGGGCCAGTTCACCCGATCATAGGCTTTCTCAAAGTCCAATTTCAGGAAAACTCCCCTAAGTTTCCTGGACTTGGTTTCGTGGACGATTTCTTGGAGAGAAAGGACTCCCTCATGGATATGTCGACCTTTGATGAACGCAGACTGCGCACGGCTAATAGTCCTATGGGCGATAGGACTTTGGTCTAAACATGGTCATTGGGTTCATCGGCTGGCAAACACACTTTAGATACAACATAGGGCTAACTTATGTATGATTGATTTTCATACGTGGTCTATTGCTTTCTTAGACACTGTAATAAGTACGCAGTGACCGAGAGGAAgaaattttcttttttcttttcctaAAAAAGGAAGATTCCTATTTGTTTCCTGAACTCTGATATGATTGAGTCGCTTCGGCCTGTGTTCATCTTGATATATATGGTAAATCACTAGGTCCACTTTATTCGCCTAAGTTCACtatcatttattttgctttatgttTGTTTTATTCGCTTAAGTTCACTATCTTAGCTCTTATCTAGATGGCATACTATAGGATAAGCTTTTGAATGTGTCGACTAGCTAGGTTCGCTATCAGCATCCATTCACGATTCATTGTGACGTTCATATATACATGCCATCATTGCTTCGGTGGCCCTCAATTACAGTTGAGCACTCAAGCCATGATGTGCTTAGCAATTAATCAGTGGGCGCAGATCAAATAGACTGTACGTTTAACATGAAAAATTGTAATTATCATTGTTTGTCCTGTGTCCCTTGGAAACCACTTGATTAGTACTTGAAGCATACATAGAAAGTGCACAACATTACAAGAAATAATCATCGAGAGTTTATCTTTCTGGTTTGAGATGAATCATACCATTAATAGACCAAAACTAAAATGTCGAGAGCTCTATCTTTATTCTTCTATTCAGTCTCCGATACTGCTTCTGAAACCAGAAGAAACAATCTACACTGCTAGTATATAACTTCAAAAATCTAATGCCACACAGAGGAAAAAAATGCATCATTTGCAATTTTATTCTTTCCAAATCACATGAAGTGGTGCTTCATTGTACCCCATACCCATCACATCCTTGTTGAAAATCTACCAGTGGATCTTGTTGCAGCCCCAAGTAGTGGTAAAATTTAAAGGCTTGAGCATCTAGCAATGGCCCCAAAATGATATATATCATTTAATCTGACAGTGGATGTAAATGGAATCTTTATTAATGttttgaataaatagtagcagcttTGCTATACAAAGATTTGTATGTAGCTGATAGCCAACCAGCTATGAATGGCATAAAGTATTAGTACCATACACATGATGCATTACAAAAGTTTGTAATCAAATGAACAACAATGTGCTAAATGAACATTCACTACCAGGAGGCAGGGATGGCTATGTCGGTGTGTAGATAATCAAGATATTGATCACATCCTTTAGTTGTAGAGAACACGTTGATTACTTCTTGCATCGTTGGGCGCTGCGATGGATCAGGTTGTAGGCACCAAATAGCGGCCCCAACCACGTTAATTATTTCACTTGCAATCTCATCTTCAGGGAGGGGGAGCCGGATGTCCAGAAAGTCCTCGAATGGCGTAGATTTATTGGCCATTGACGAAAGAAAATCTCCTGGATGATGTCCCATAAACAGCTCCAGAACCAGTACTCCAAAGCTATAAACGTCACACTTCTCTGTCACCCTTGTTGTATACGCAAGCTCTGAAACACCACATTGGGGAGTTAAATTTGACAACTCTTCATATGTGTGAATTGATAAAAAAAATGGATGCTAATGTAAATTGCGTTAACTAAAGAAAAATAGACTGGTGTTTGAAATTACCACATGATTATTATTTTGTTGAATCGGCATAAGCATATAATATTACCTGGGGCCAGATAACCTTTTGTGCCGGCAAGCCTTGTGCAGTTTGATGCATCCACGTCTAGTATTTTTGCTATACCAAAATCAGAGATGCAAGCTCTGAACTCAACATCAAGCAAAATGTTGCTGCTTTTTATATCTCTATGCACTATGGGTGCAAAGCAATCATGATGCATATAAGACAAAGCATGAGCAACATCCCCAGCAATATTTAACCTTCTCGTCCAATCCAATTCAGCTGCAGTTTCCTTACTTTCCAAGGATGCTGCTAAGCTACCTCTATCCATGTATTCATACACAAGAAATCTTTCCCGAGTAGCAGAGCAGTAGCCAAATAACTTTGCAATGTTGCGATGTCGAATATGCATCAACGCGTATATTTCACGATTAAATAGCTCATCATCTTCAGTCATATTGATCTTCTTCACTGCAAATGTCTCACCTGTTGGTAACTGAGCTCTATAGACCGACCCATTTCCTCCGGTTCCAATGCAGTGAGTGTCACTGAAATTTTCTGTTGCGTCAATGATTTTCTTGTACACATCTTCTCCATTGAAGTTCCACAAGACGAACAATTTTGTTTGTCGCATATTATTTACACTTTCTGCCTTGGGTTTCTTCTTTATACATGGCAACGTTACTAGTGCCATGATAAGCACAAAAGATACAACTGTCACTATTGCTATTAAAGTACCTCTAGACCTTTTTCCCTGCTGACCACCTTGAGTAAGGTCACAAGGAGGCAAACCTCTCACCAAACCACATAATTTCTTATTATGCATAAACCATTCAAGTGGAGCTTCTTCAAAGAGCTTACTCTTTGGCACTGGCCCTTCTAGTTCATTGTATGAAACATCCATGGATAAGAGGCTGACCATGCTCTGGAATGATTGTGGAATACTTCCATTCAATGTATTGTGTGAAAGATTCAAGGCTTCGATTGCACTGAGAGCACTCAGTTGATTAGGAATAGCACCAGAAAAAGAGTTGTCACTTAGATCCAACAAATCTTGTAGGTATAACAGAATTCCTAGTTCTATAGGAATATTGCCATTGAGGTTATTATGGCTCAGCTTCAGAAAGCGAAGCTTGAAACAATCCTTGATTGACCCTGGTACGCGTCCATTTAGGTTGTTTGATGACAAATCCAAATAATTCAAATTCTTTAGGAAGCCAATTTCCCGTGGAATACTTCCTTGCAGAAAGTTATTACCAAGACTCAGACTGAACACCATTGTTATATTGCCAACTTCCTGTGGAATCTGTCCTTCAAGTTTATTTGAGGAAAGATCAAGTATCTCCAGTTGAGACAATTGCCCTATGCTTGTCGGTATGACTCCGGTAATATTGTTGTTTGAGACCCGTAGCATGGACAATTTGTAACACTCGCCCCAATGATTAGATAATCTACCAAATAGTTTATTTGAACTGATATCAAAATATGTAAGGTTCGGATGAACTCCCATCTCAGAGATATCTCCTTCGAGATGATTTCCTTCAAGGCGAACTTTGACTAGGCTTTTGCAAGTTAACAAGCTTGTTGGCAAGGGTCCAACCAAGTTGTTTCCATCCGCGGTGAAAAACTGTAGCTTGCCTCCTGCACAAAGGCCCGATGGCAAGTCCCCAGAGAGGTTGTTGCGAGAAACTCCGAACATCTCCAGATTCATTAACTTGCCAAGTACTTGAGGAATGTGTCCAGAAAGTTGGTTAAAATTAAGGTTCAAGAAAGTGAGCTTAGTTAAATTCCCTAAGCTGTTTGGGATGGGACCTGTTAGGTTATTCAGAGCGAGCTGCAAGTCCTGCATGTTAACCAAATAACCTAGTTCTTGGGGAACTTTCCCACGAAGATGGTTCTGGCCGAGGTACAATGTACTGAGGTTGGTCAAATTTCCCAAATGAGTTGGGATGGAACCTGTTAGTGTGTTGTAGCTAAGCCTTAAGTCTTCTAAGTTAACCAGATCACCTATCTCCGAAGGAATTTGCCCAGAAAGTTGGTTGCGGTGAAGGTGTAAGGCCACGAGCTTAGACAAATTCCAGAAATTGGTTGGAATGGAACCTGATAGTGTGTTATTGTTGAGCCTCAAGTCCTCTAAGTTCACCAAAGAACCTATAATTCGGGGGATGTAGCCGGAAAATTGATTATGGTAAAGGTACAAGGTTGTGAGTTTGGTCAGGCCACCTATTTGGCTCGGGATTGAACCTGAAAAGTTGTTGTGGCTGATGTCTAGGTACTTTAAGTTAAAGAAATTCACTATATCTTTGGGAATGGGACCTTCTAAGTTATTACGAGATATCGATAGTATAGTTAGATTTCCTAGGTTTACTTTTGGAACATACTGCGATGGAAAGTCATCCATAGAATTTTGGATGGATGAGTTAGGTGGGCAGAAGGATACTAGGCCGGAGAAGACATTTTGAGATAAATCTAATTTAACCAGGTGCCTCAGGTGGCCTACTTCACAAGGGATAGGACCAACCAAGTGGTTGCTCGACAAGTTCAGGCTCAGAAGATTACTCAACTTTCCTATTTGCCTTGGAATTTCACCAGAGAGTTGATTTTCTTGGAGAAACAGGAAACGCAATTTTGTGAGGTTTGCGAAAGCAGGTGGAATTGAGCCTCTTATCTTGTTTGCGTGCAGAAGCATAGTCTCGAGCTCCGTGAGGAGCCCCATACTCGAAGGGATGCTCCCGGTAAGCTCATTGTGCGAGAGGTCGAGGCTTGTCAAGGTTctcaaggtggagaagtcgagggagTCCAGCTTCGCTCGCAGCCGCATCCCTCGTAGAGATATGCTGGTGACCAGTGGTCGGCGCCGGCGCAGCTTGTGCATACCGCATCGAATCCCACGCCAACTGCAAGGTGCTGATATGTTTCCCCAGGATTGTAATGAGTCTTGGCTCTCATTGTTGAGCGTGGCTTTCCACGCGAGGAGCGCTCTTGCTTGTCTTTCAAGCGATGGCAGATCCGCGGCTTCGGAGACAAGTGCAGCCGCGGTGGCCATCATGAGTATGGTGGCAAGTATTTTGCAAGACATGGGAGGATCCATGGCTAGGCGCCTAGGCTAGAGAATTGGCTCTGGTTTTTGTGTCTCCTGAAAGCTTATGACAGCACCTTAAATGGCCATGCTTGTGCTGCTGCTGTCTCTATCCCCTCAAAAACTCTGGCTGCGTTTTAGTCTAAAGGCTGCTCGAATGTTTGATTGAGATGGGGACTATGACGCTACAGTTAGCTCCAGATGGTCAACCTATGCGTAATTGTTGCTTTCCGAGAATTTTCGTCTAAACATACAGTCCTTGATTTCACTTTCATCAGACTGGCAAGCATGTATAGGAATTCATGGATGCTGACGCCACGAAAAGTTACTTATCAATAAATTTAGAGAGAATTTCTTATTTAGCCCTGGCTGAaatttgtcttcctttcttggccCTGACAATAAAAATTCTTCTTTTCTTGACATATAAAGTTTGGTTGGTTCCTTATTTGGCCCTCTAGTGCAATTTAACCACTAACGGTGTTAAGTAGTTGTCTAAGATGACACTTTTGCCCCTACTGCAATATGTGACAAAATGGCAATGAAAAAGCTTAACGTTGGAACCGGATATATCATCACAGGGATAGCTGGAACCCAGGCACGTCATGGTTTTGTGCGGTAACGGATGGCAGGACAGGGCGTGCAGCGTGTCTGCGTGGCAGTCGCGCCGGGAGCTGGATATCTAAGTTAGTCGAGAACCATTTGTGCCGTGCAAACGGAAACGCAGGTTGCACGAAATTAACGAAACGGCCACGTACCCGTATAGGCTTATAGGGGTATAGCTCTACAGAATCCGATTGCAAGATGGTGAAGCAACCTTTCCAACCTGAATACAAGAGGAGCCCTCGACGCGACCACGACCCAAGGATCGGCAAGCTGCAACAAGAGGAGCTGCACCAGCATCAGTAGCACCGACGAGTACGACGAGATTTCACGCACCGGCGAGGGCGGCTTCGCTGTTGTCTGAATGGTTGGGCAACTAAACTGAACCTGAACTGAACCCACGCCATGCATTTTATCAACCGGAACTTAACCAGACCATTGAGATTTTTAGCAACCGTGGTTTTCCCCCATGGTTGAAGACCAGTTCTCCACTCGTGCTGCTCCTACGTGAACGATTCTCGTGACACGTTCATCAATTGGGAACAACACTCGCGCAGACGATCAGTGTACGTACGTCGCCCGCGTTGCTCGTGAAGGTATACGTACGTCAGATGAAACATGCATGATGCAGATGTCATGTCCGCTCAGTGTAGGTATACGTCCTCCGCTTCATGAGAAAATTCGAGGCGGGGATGGAGCAGGCTGCATCCACGGAATAGTCTATGTCTAGAACCAAACTCGGGATCTTCGATACAGCTAGGGGTATATAAGTTTAGGAAAAAATATTTAACGGAAATAGCTAACGAAATTAACGGT encodes:
- the LOC127300129 gene encoding uncharacterized protein, whose product is MDPPMSCKILATILMMATAAALVSEAADLPSLERQARALLAWKATLNNESQDSLQSWGNISAPCSWRGIRCGMHKLRRRRPLVTSISLRGMRLRAKLDSLDFSTLRTLTSLDLSHNELTGSIPSSMGLLTELETMLLHANKIRGSIPPAFANLTKLRFLFLQENQLSGEIPRQIGKLSNLLSLNLSSNHLVGPIPCEVGHLRHLVKLDLSQNVFSGLVSFCPPNSSIQNSMDDFPSQYVPKVNLGNLTILSISRNNLEGPIPKDIVNFFNLKYLDISHNNFSGSIPSQIGGLTKLTTLYLYHNQFSGYIPRIIGSLVNLEDLRLNNNTLSGSIPTNFWNLSKLVALHLHRNQLSGQIPSEIGDLVNLEDLRLSYNTLTGSIPTHLGNLTNLSTLYLGQNHLRGKVPQELGYLVNMQDLQLALNNLTGPIPNSLGNLTKLTFLNLNFNQLSGHIPQVLGKLMNLEMFGVSRNNLSGDLPSGLCAGGKLQFFTADGNNLVGPLPTSLLTCKSLVKVRLEGNHLEGDISEMGVHPNLTYFDISSNKLFGRLSNHWGECYKLSMLRVSNNNITGVIPTSIGQLSQLEILDLSSNKLEGQIPQEVGNITMVFSLSLGNNFLQGSIPREIGFLKNLNYLDLSSNNLNGRVPGSIKDCFKLRFLKLSHNNLNGNIPIELGILLYLQDLLDLSDNSFSGAIPNQLSALSAIEALNLSHNTLNGSIPQSFQSMVSLLSMDVSYNELEGPVPKSKLFEEAPLEWFMHNKKLCGLVRGLPPCDLTQGGQQGKRSRGTLIAIVTVVSFVLIMALVTLPCIKKKPKAESVNNMRQTKLFVLWNFNGEDVYKKIIDATENFSDTHCIGTGGNGSVYRAQLPTGETFAVKKINMTEDDELFNREIYALMHIRHRNIAKLFGYCSATRERFLVYEYMDRGSLAASLESKETAAELDWTRRLNIAGDVAHALSYMHHDCFAPIVHRDIKSSNILLDVEFRACISDFGIAKILDVDASNCTRLAGTKGYLAPELAYTTRVTEKCDVYSFGVLVLELFMGHHPGDFLSSMANKSTPFEDFLDIRLPLPEDEIASEIINVVGAAIWCLQPDPSQRPTMQEVINVFSTTKGCDQYLDYLHTDIAIPASW